One genomic region from Granulicella aggregans encodes:
- a CDS encoding MFS transporter: MEVATNEIAIATAAPPQGRRRWFVLALLFSITVINFIDRQTVSVLAPVLKQVLHLTDSQYGRVVAGFQFGMMTGELPMGALMDRWGVRLGLTSAVLWWSGATAMQSLARTGTQLGLTRFWMGTGECGNYSGGLKVVSQLFSPRERTLAIGIFNSGSMIGATLAPPLIVFLLQHYGFRAAFLSVAVLGVIWLPLWYWIYREPESVEKDRGSGEDFSAFLAVPTRVSIADRSLWAIMLCRFFIGPVMQFYWYWIPSYLFSARHLSISQIGFLAWIPFLLGDIGGFAGGSAAGLLQRHGMRIDRVRKWTMYTSSLLCIASLLVPLTQSTSLAFLLIGVAMLADNFLSANMFGSMTDLFPEHQVGRVTGFSGVAAGLSGLLFPLLTGIVVDRFSYTPIFVLVALMPLAGTAALFILGEPGYKRIARHNTAREAEH; this comes from the coding sequence ATGGAAGTCGCCACGAATGAGATCGCCATCGCGACAGCGGCTCCGCCACAAGGGCGGCGGCGCTGGTTCGTGCTGGCGCTGCTCTTCAGCATCACCGTCATCAACTTCATCGATCGCCAGACGGTCTCCGTGCTGGCGCCGGTCCTCAAGCAAGTGCTGCATCTCACCGATAGCCAGTATGGCCGCGTTGTGGCGGGATTCCAGTTTGGCATGATGACCGGCGAGTTGCCCATGGGAGCCTTGATGGATCGCTGGGGCGTTCGCCTTGGATTGACGAGTGCCGTGCTGTGGTGGTCGGGTGCGACCGCCATGCAGAGCCTCGCACGCACGGGCACGCAGCTCGGACTGACCCGCTTCTGGATGGGTACGGGCGAGTGCGGCAACTACTCCGGCGGTCTGAAGGTTGTCTCACAGCTCTTCTCGCCGCGCGAGCGCACGCTGGCCATCGGGATCTTCAATAGTGGCAGTATGATCGGCGCGACGCTCGCTCCGCCGCTCATCGTGTTTCTGCTCCAGCACTATGGCTTTCGCGCGGCCTTCTTGTCGGTCGCAGTGCTTGGCGTGATCTGGTTGCCGCTGTGGTATTGGATCTATCGCGAGCCAGAATCCGTGGAAAAGGATCGCGGCAGTGGAGAAGATTTCAGTGCCTTCCTTGCTGTGCCAACGCGAGTCTCGATCGCCGATCGCTCACTCTGGGCCATCATGCTTTGCCGGTTCTTTATCGGCCCCGTCATGCAGTTCTACTGGTACTGGATTCCAAGCTATCTCTTCAGCGCTCGTCATCTCTCCATCAGCCAGATCGGCTTTCTTGCGTGGATCCCGTTCCTTCTCGGGGACATCGGCGGCTTCGCCGGGGGGAGTGCCGCTGGCTTGTTGCAACGGCATGGCATGCGCATCGACAGGGTCCGGAAGTGGACCATGTACACCAGCAGCCTGCTCTGCATCGCCAGTTTATTGGTTCCGCTGACTCAGAGTACATCCCTCGCCTTCCTGCTGATCGGCGTCGCGATGCTAGCGGACAACTTCCTCTCGGCCAATATGTTTGGGAGCATGACCGACCTCTTCCCCGAGCATCAGGTTGGCCGTGTCACTGGATTCAGCGGCGTTGCCGCCGGTCTGAGCGGGTTGCTGTTTCCCCTGCTGACCGGAATTGTCGTCGACCGCTTCTCCTACACTCCCATCTTCGTGCTCGTAGCGTTGATGCCGCTTGCCGGGACTGCCGCGCTCTTCATCCTGGGGGAACCTGGCTACAAGCGCATCGCACGCCACAACACAGCGAGAGAGGCGGAGCATTGA
- a CDS encoding sugar phosphate isomerase/epimerase family protein, which translates to MIDTPNSFGLGPIRKPAIQLGAQTNAWPIDPANFDSFLGVLKQIRSTGYTGFETGYFNLTPHADRANEVRKRIADTGLTFFALHLAIPFAKCDPETLLPPESLYRPTAELALAVGAQHLVLSGAPAKSADKVRQKVAGLVRAAEFGSSLGLPVLYHNHDWEFTSQLHEIDSLFDETNSTPVRFLLDIGHAFHAGGNVLAFTSAWLERIAAFHMRDYSNGKQVSLGQGSFPLASFAALLRSRGWDGWVLNEEDSDGKEKLGLVVIDPAYRALEAAFSKGISR; encoded by the coding sequence TTGATTGATACCCCTAACTCATTCGGACTGGGCCCGATCAGGAAACCAGCCATCCAGCTTGGTGCACAGACAAATGCATGGCCGATCGATCCCGCCAATTTCGACTCGTTCCTCGGTGTTCTCAAGCAGATTCGCAGTACGGGGTATACCGGCTTTGAGACTGGCTACTTCAATCTCACACCGCATGCCGATAGGGCGAACGAAGTAAGGAAAAGGATCGCCGACACTGGGCTGACGTTCTTCGCGCTACATCTGGCGATTCCGTTCGCGAAATGCGATCCCGAGACCCTTCTGCCGCCGGAATCGCTTTACAGGCCGACGGCGGAGTTGGCCCTCGCGGTCGGGGCGCAGCATCTCGTGCTCAGTGGCGCTCCGGCCAAATCCGCTGACAAGGTAAGACAAAAGGTCGCAGGACTGGTTCGTGCCGCCGAGTTCGGTTCCAGCCTCGGGCTGCCCGTGCTCTACCATAACCACGACTGGGAGTTCACTTCGCAGTTGCATGAGATAGACTCGCTCTTCGACGAAACGAACAGCACACCGGTTCGCTTCCTGCTCGACATCGGTCACGCCTTCCACGCCGGCGGCAACGTACTTGCTTTCACAAGCGCTTGGCTTGAACGGATCGCGGCTTTTCATATGCGGGACTACTCCAACGGCAAACAGGTTTCTCTCGGACAGGGCAGCTTCCCGTTGGCGTCCTTTGCCGCCTTGCTGCGCTCTCGCGGATGGGACGGCTGGGTGCTCAACGAAGAGGACAGCGATGGCAAGGAGAAGCTTGGGCTGGTTGTAATCGATCCCGCGTACCGGGCTCTCGAGGCCGCATTCTCAAAGGGGATTTCACGTTGA
- a CDS encoding TonB-dependent receptor has product MSFRRTLVLMLALVLPTALATTGFAQAIGSIRGTVVDRTSALVPGAQVTVTSATTGVTRTATTNQTGIFVFPDVPIGEYQLQIAKPGFRSEQRSGLTLLTGQVIDLQLSLTAGGSAQTVDVVASTALLETGSSAVNTTIDGKEIKDLPLNGRNALQLTTLTPGTALTSTGTESGQQDNVGLVVNGLRPTENTYLLDNAVYNDRFFDSVPILPSPDALQEFTIQSSNYSAEYPGAGSLVQLSTRSGTNKFHGSAYEYLRNTVLNAYNHFPATTSSLAPIKPPFKLNQFGGTIGGPILRDRTFFFFSAEDQEQRSSTNPVTFFIPTAAEMNGNFSALTVQLKDPVTGTPYAGNIVTRAASPLSLAVYNTYLAGLSANSAGQVTLSPNNNIDSTQYLVKIDHELSSSNHLSGRYFYNQDNFQRSFTAPTGFYAANLFRNQSLEISDTQTISPTLTGTVTISAGRFARTQIPEAPGLKSLQDLGQNVALGTNVPIFPGIRDNISGYVDVFSGGALTQDSTTFDEKATIVKVLRAHTLSFGGEFERTRINANDFSFTPGDNQFTGARTGSALSDFYLGYESTFTQDNGRTFYLRENRPALFVQDDWKATRDLTINAGLRWEPWLPPTDLNSSLVGFVPGYQSTVAPGAPVGLQFIGDPGVQSSIYRNHWKNLGPRIGFAYNIGGSNKLVIRGAYGIFYGFPEGLLYQRTDQSQPRDTAVSIPNPANPWDNLFAGTTDPFPAAHIPLSQFSTYVFKLPVAGGVLDPTSNVATIQDRNLTIEYQVNNTTAVSVAYVGNHAEHIMGSRQFNPAVYGAGATLGNEQLRRVYQGLGAVEMASSYEYAYYDALQLNVTRRVSNGLHVLTNFTYGKIIDNTSSATEGNTGPPNPFNLNSSRGPADYDVKLRYNLALNYDVYRFNVSRFAGAFVNGWQLNTILNASTGTPITVLSGTDRSLSGVGNDYADYVPGQTIARPAGVSLLKQYFNKAAFQQAAIGTFGDTSRGILRGPGYLEVDASAFKSIPVTELVRLQFRTEAFNVINRANYSNPGSTVASAATFGAITAAAAPRVLQFALRVEF; this is encoded by the coding sequence ATGTCGTTCCGTCGCACTCTTGTTCTCATGCTCGCCTTGGTTCTGCCAACGGCCCTTGCCACAACCGGCTTTGCTCAGGCCATTGGCAGTATCCGTGGTACCGTCGTCGATCGCACCTCAGCACTTGTCCCGGGGGCCCAGGTCACGGTGACGAGCGCGACCACGGGAGTAACGCGCACGGCAACCACCAATCAGACAGGCATCTTTGTCTTTCCCGATGTGCCTATCGGAGAGTATCAACTACAGATCGCAAAGCCGGGCTTCCGCTCCGAACAGCGTAGCGGTCTGACCCTGCTTACAGGCCAGGTTATCGACCTGCAGCTTTCACTCACTGCAGGCGGCTCGGCTCAAACCGTAGACGTCGTTGCCTCCACTGCGCTCCTCGAGACAGGATCATCTGCCGTCAACACGACGATCGATGGGAAGGAGATAAAGGACCTGCCCCTCAATGGCCGCAACGCTCTGCAGCTCACAACATTGACGCCGGGTACCGCGCTCACTTCGACCGGAACCGAATCTGGCCAACAGGACAACGTCGGCCTTGTCGTAAACGGTCTTCGTCCAACGGAAAACACCTATCTGCTGGACAACGCTGTCTACAACGACCGTTTCTTCGACTCAGTCCCGATTCTCCCGAGTCCTGATGCCTTACAGGAGTTCACAATTCAGTCCTCGAACTACAGCGCCGAGTATCCAGGTGCTGGCTCGCTGGTCCAGCTTTCGACGCGGTCGGGGACGAATAAATTCCACGGTTCGGCCTACGAGTACCTGCGCAATACGGTGCTGAACGCTTATAACCACTTTCCCGCAACAACAAGCTCGCTTGCGCCGATCAAGCCGCCCTTCAAGCTCAATCAATTTGGAGGCACGATCGGCGGCCCTATCCTCCGCGACCGAACGTTCTTCTTCTTCTCCGCAGAAGACCAGGAGCAGCGTTCCTCCACCAATCCTGTGACCTTCTTCATACCCACGGCCGCCGAAATGAACGGCAACTTCAGTGCGCTCACGGTGCAACTGAAGGACCCCGTTACGGGAACTCCTTATGCAGGCAACATTGTTACCCGCGCCGCAAGTCCGCTATCCCTCGCCGTGTACAACACCTATCTTGCGGGCCTCAGCGCCAACTCTGCCGGGCAGGTCACACTCAGCCCCAACAACAACATCGACAGCACGCAATACCTTGTCAAGATCGACCACGAACTGAGCAGCAGCAATCATCTCAGCGGACGCTACTTCTACAACCAAGACAACTTCCAACGATCGTTTACCGCGCCGACGGGCTTCTATGCGGCGAACCTCTTTCGCAATCAATCGCTCGAGATCAGCGATACGCAGACCATTAGCCCGACGCTGACCGGAACGGTCACTATCTCCGCGGGTAGGTTCGCCCGCACCCAGATTCCAGAAGCGCCGGGCCTGAAGTCGCTGCAGGATCTCGGCCAGAACGTTGCACTCGGCACAAACGTGCCGATCTTCCCTGGCATTCGCGACAATATCTCCGGCTACGTTGACGTCTTCTCGGGCGGGGCCTTGACACAGGATTCCACCACTTTCGACGAAAAGGCGACGATCGTCAAAGTGCTCCGCGCCCACACTCTTAGCTTTGGCGGCGAGTTCGAGCGGACTCGCATCAACGCAAACGACTTCTCCTTCACCCCTGGAGATAACCAGTTCACGGGCGCGCGAACCGGCTCTGCTCTTTCCGACTTCTACCTGGGCTATGAATCGACATTCACCCAGGACAATGGGCGAACCTTCTATCTGCGGGAGAATCGCCCTGCGCTCTTTGTGCAGGATGACTGGAAGGCCACGCGCGATCTCACCATCAACGCGGGGCTTCGCTGGGAGCCGTGGCTGCCTCCGACGGATCTGAACTCTTCGCTCGTCGGCTTCGTTCCTGGATATCAATCCACCGTTGCTCCTGGCGCCCCGGTCGGCCTTCAGTTCATCGGCGATCCGGGAGTTCAATCCTCTATCTATCGCAACCACTGGAAGAACCTCGGTCCGCGCATCGGTTTCGCCTACAACATCGGCGGATCCAACAAGCTGGTCATACGTGGCGCCTATGGTATCTTTTACGGCTTCCCGGAAGGACTTCTGTACCAACGTACCGATCAGAGCCAGCCACGCGACACCGCTGTGTCCATCCCCAATCCAGCAAACCCGTGGGACAACCTCTTCGCCGGCACCACCGATCCCTTCCCTGCGGCCCACATACCGCTGAGCCAGTTCTCGACTTACGTCTTCAAACTACCCGTTGCGGGAGGAGTTCTCGATCCTACCTCCAACGTCGCCACCATCCAGGACCGCAATCTTACGATTGAGTATCAGGTCAACAATACGACCGCAGTCTCTGTGGCCTACGTCGGCAACCACGCGGAGCATATCATGGGATCGCGTCAGTTCAATCCGGCGGTGTACGGTGCGGGGGCCACACTGGGGAACGAGCAACTGCGCCGCGTGTATCAAGGGCTTGGTGCGGTCGAGATGGCCAGCTCCTATGAATACGCCTACTATGACGCGCTACAGCTAAACGTCACGCGCCGCGTGTCGAATGGGCTGCACGTCCTGACGAACTTTACCTACGGAAAGATCATCGACAACACTTCTAGCGCGACCGAGGGCAACACCGGACCGCCGAATCCTTTCAACCTCAATAGCTCTCGAGGACCCGCCGACTACGACGTGAAGCTCCGCTACAACCTCGCGCTCAACTACGACGTGTACCGTTTCAATGTCTCTCGCTTTGCGGGGGCCTTCGTCAACGGTTGGCAGTTGAACACGATTCTCAACGCATCTACAGGAACGCCTATCACTGTGCTCAGCGGCACAGACCGATCGCTCTCGGGCGTAGGAAACGACTATGCCGATTACGTCCCCGGGCAGACGATCGCACGCCCCGCCGGTGTCAGCCTGCTGAAGCAATACTTCAACAAGGCAGCGTTCCAGCAGGCGGCCATTGGCACCTTCGGGGACACCAGCCGCGGCATACTTCGTGGCCCCGGATACTTGGAGGTGGATGCGTCCGCATTCAAGTCAATCCCCGTCACGGAGCTTGTCCGTCTCCAATTCCGCACTGAAGCGTTCAACGTGATCAATCGCGCCAACTACTCGAACCCCGGGTCGACCGTAGCGTCGGCAGCCACGTTTGGGGCGATCACAGCTGCTGCGGCACCGCGCGTACTGCAATTCGCATTGCGTGTGGAGTTCTAG